One Brassica napus cultivar Da-Ae chromosome C4, Da-Ae, whole genome shotgun sequence genomic region harbors:
- the LOC106396093 gene encoding probable disease resistance RPP8-like protein 2, with the protein MAEGLVSFGVQKLWDLLSRESERLQGVHEKVDDLKRQITTLQSLLKDADARKYENEVVRNFLEDVKDIVFDAEDIIESFLLKELSGNQKGIKGRVKRLACFLVDHRGFSMDIEGITKRIVKVVAQMQSFGIQRSINKSPPLQKRQREIQQTYPKRSQKDLVGVEQSVKELVGHLVENDSIQVVSISGMGGIGKTTLARQVFHHDIVRSHFDGFAWICVSQDCKRMEIWRKLLQNLRPHGKGNKQMNEETLQTELFHLLGTSKYLIVMDDVWKKEDWDIYILIKF; encoded by the coding sequence ATGGCTGAGGGACTTGTGTCGTTTGGAGTTCAGAAACTCTGGGACCTCTTGAGCCGAGAATCTGAGCGATTGCAGGGAGTTCATGAGAAAGTTGATGATCTAAAACGTCAGATAACAACGTTGCAGTCGTTGTTGAAAGATGCAGATGCCAGGAAATATGAGAATGAAGTAGTGAGAAACTTCTTGGAAGATGTCAAAGACATTGTTTTTGATGCTGAAGATATAATTGAATCCTTTCTTTTGAAAGAACTCAGTGGAAACCAAAAAGGGATCAAGGGGCGTGTGAAAAGACTTGCTTGTTTCTTAGTGGATCACCGAGGTTTTTCTATGGACATTGAAGGCATAACTAAGAGAATAGTCAAGGTGGTTGCGCAAATGCAGAGCTTTGGTATACAGCGTAGCATCAACAAATCACCGCCCCTACAAAAGAGACAGAGGGAGATCCAACAAACATATCCAAAGAGATCTCAAAAGGATCTTGTGGGGGTGGAACAGAGTGTTAAGGAACTAGTTGGTCATTTGGTGGAGAATGATAGCATCCAAGTAGTTTCCATATCTGGGATGGGTGGTATTGGAAAAACCACTCTTGCTAGACAAGTTTTTCATCATGACATTGTTCGAAGTCATTTCGATGGATTTGCATGGATCTGCGTTTCTCAAGATTGTAAGCGGATGGAAATTTGGCGAAAGTTATTGCAAAACCTTAGACCACATGGTAAAGGCAACAAACAAATGAATGAGGAAACACTCCAGACTGAGCTCTTTCACTTGTTGGGAAcatctaaatatttaattgtCATGGATGATGTATGGAAAAAAGAAGActgggatatatatatattaattaaattttag
- the LOC125585482 gene encoding probable disease resistance RPP8-like protein 2: MVTYCGGLPLAIKVLGGLLANKNMVEEWKRVDGNIKTQIVRIDDNSQDSVYRVLSMSYEDLPMHLKHCFLYLAHFPEDDMIQVERLYYYWEAEGIITSSGDGKTTRKIGEEYIEELVRRNMVIAVKEDLRCRWEYCQMHDMMREVCLYKAKEENFLQFIKVPTSSTSTINAHTPTRSRRLAVYGGNALDMLGRKNNKKARSVLGFGLDSNLWKQSAQGLRNLQLLRVLHLSLDDKNDSKGGRIPSSIGKLIHLRYLSLDMGHATHVPSSLRNLKLLIYLRIFSFERVHLPSIFKEMVELRFLQLPHFLDAKTKLELGNLVNLEYLTGFRSKYGSITDFLRMTRLRTLHIKLKGRYTSEILASSLCELRNLEELTLIDENNESDGAHDVDFVWNFIHLRYLELDIHTTRLPDHSRFPPHLARISLSYCEMEEDPLQILEKLLHLKSVELGRRSFMGRKMVCSKGGFPQLCKLEICCLDNLEEWIVEERSMPCLRTLSIVYCEKLKELPEGLKYITSLKELKITDKNKEWKTTLVPSGESYHKVQHIPSVQLDYRGEE, encoded by the exons ATGGTCACATATTGTGGAGGACTACCATTAGCCATTAAAGTGTTGGGAGGCTTGTTGGCTAATAAAAATATGGTTGAAGAGTGGAAAAGAGTAGATGGCAATATTAAAACTCAGATAGTTCGCATAGATGACAACAGTCAAGATTCAGTTTACCGAGTATTGTCTATGAGCTATGAAGATTTGCCAATGCA TTAAAGCATTGTTTCCTCTACCTAGCTCATTTTCCTGAAGATGACATGATACAAGTGGAGAGATTGTATTATTACTGGGAAGCAGAAGGAATAATAACGTCAAGTGGCGATGGAAAAACCACTAGGAAAATTGGGGAAGAATACATAGAAGAGCTAGTAAGGAGAAATATGGTTATTGCAGTAAAAGAGGATTTGAGATGCAGATGGGAGTATTGTCAAATGCATGACATGATGAGAGAAGTATGCTTATATAAAGCCAAAGAAGAGAACTTTCTTCAGTTTATCAAAGTCCCTACTTCTTCCACCTCCACCATCAATGCTCATACTCCTACAAGATCTCGCAGACTCGCAGTATATGGTGGTAATGCACTTGATATGCTGGGAcgtaaaaacaataaaaaagcTAGATCTGTTTTGGGGTTTGGACTCGACAGCAACTTGTGGAAGCAGTCAGCTCAAGGACTCAGAAATTTACAATTACTTAGGGTCTTACATCTGAGTTTAGATGATAAAAACGACTCTAAAGGAGGGAGAATACCATCCAGCATTGGAAAGCTCATTCATTTGAGATATTTGAGCTTAGACATGGGTCATGCAACTCATGTACCTTCTTCTTTACGGAATCTAAAGCTTCTAATCTATTTGAGAATTTTCTCCTTCGAAAGAGTTCATCTGCCAAGTATCTTTAAAGAGATGGTAGAGTTGAGGTTCCTGCAGCTTCCCCATTTTCTTGACGCTAAAACAAAGTTGGAATTGGGCAATCTAGTGAACCTGGAGTACCTGACCGGCTTCCGATCAAAATACGGTAGCATCACAGACTTCCTCCGAATGACTAGGCTCAGGACTCTCCACATAAAACTCAAAGGCAGGTATACTTCTGAAATTCTAGCGTCATCTCTCTGTGAATTAAGAAACCTGGAGGAGCTTACATTGATCGATGAGAACAACGAATCCGATGGGGCTCATGATGTGGATTTCGTTTGGAATTTCATTCATCTAAGGTATTTAGAGCTGGACATACATACGACAAGGCTTCCTGATCACTCTCGATTTCCTCCCCACCTTGCACGCATATCTCTAAGTTACTGTGAAATGGAGGAGGATCCACTGCAGATTCTGGAAAAGTTGCTTCATTTAAAGTCGGTTGAATTAGGTCGCAGATCTTTCATGGGGAGGAAGATGGTGTGTTCAAAAG GTGGATTCCCTCAGTTATGTAAGCTAGAAATATGTTGCCTAGACAACTTGGAAGAGTGGATAGTCGAAGAAAGGTCGATGCCATGTCTTCGTACCTTGTCTATTGTGTATTGTGAAAAGTTGAAGGAGTTACCGGAAGGGCTCAAGTATATCACTTCTTTAAAGGAACTGAAAATCACCGATAAGAACAAGGAGTGGAAGACGACACTCGTACCAAGTGGGGAAAGTTACCACAAAGTCCAACACATTCCTAGTGTTCAATTAGACTATCGTGGCGAGGAATAA